A single window of Juglans regia cultivar Chandler unplaced genomic scaffold, Walnut 2.0 Scaffold_25922, whole genome shotgun sequence DNA harbors:
- the LOC109019318 gene encoding protein FAR1-RELATED SEQUENCE 1-like, whose product MEFNSFEELMDYYKQYAKKSGFGVMIRRTDKGDDETVRYVTLGCARGGKARNRTLNVARPRPTGKTECKAKINALKVDGKFRMTTVHNIHNHGLSPNKSHFFRCNREVSDSVKRVLDINDMAGIRMNKSFGSLVVGAGGFENLPFLEKDCRNYIDKARHLRLGKGGAEALREYFCKMQYKNPGFFALIDLDDDGSVWMVSLRKLLSPIRTAMKNAIAIVFPKSRHRLCLWHILKKVPEKLSSYASYKSGMKNALMKCVYDTQTVDEFEKCWDHFITSYKLHENAWLSSLYTEREYWVPAFLKDCFWAGMSTTQRSESMNAFFDGYVHAKTNLKEFVDQFDSALKKKEVQMQLTGIIDLDPELLKRDGAVKTYLVEDKVRVEEFTKSVTFSVDFSEENADAKCSCGLFHMRGILCRHILAVFKCNGIKSLPEKYILDRWRKDIKRRYMLIDTSYDAGDQRPDASRYSSLLKICYQMITHAAGSKKHSEDATHKLHAMIELYTENQEPPLISLTGSNVGCTQNDTGTVGSSKQVLSPLVVRGKGRP is encoded by the exons ATGGagtttaattcttttgaagaattaatggATTATTATAAGCAATATGCTAAGAAATCAGGGTTTGGGGTAATGATAAGAAGGACTGATAAGGGGGATGATGAGACTGTCCGATATGTCACGCTTGGTTGTGCCCGTGGTGGGAAGGCTAGGAATAGGACGTTGAATGTCGCCAGACCACGTCCAACGGGAAAAAcagaatgtaaggcaaagattaatgccttaaaagttgatGGAAAGTTCCGGATGACAACAGTTCATAATATTCATAACCATGGCCTTAGTCCAAATAAATCTCActtctttcgatgtaatagagaagtgagtgactcTGTAAAAAGAGTCCTAGATATAAACGATATGGCTGGCATccgaatgaataagagtttcggATCTCTCGTCGTTGGCGCTGGTGGATTCGAGAACCTTCCATTTTTAGAGAAGGATTGTCGTAATTATATCGACAAGGCAAGACATCTAAGGCTTGGGAAAGGTGGTGCTGAAGCGCTtcgagagtatttttgtaagatgcagtacaaaaatcctGGTTTCTTTGCACTGATTGATTTGGATGATGACGGGAG tgtatggatggtatcgCTCCGAAAGCTATTATCACCGATCAGGACagcgatgaaaaatgcaattgctatTGTCTTTCCTAAAAGCCGACATCGACTTTGTTTGTGGCATATTCTGAAAAAAGTTCCTGAGAAGCTGTCCTCTTATGCTTCCTACAAAAGTGGGATGAAGAAtgcattgatgaaatgtgtgtatgatACACAAACtgttgatgagtttgagaaatgttgggatcATTTTATCACCTCTTACAAGTTGCATGAGAATGCCTGGCTTTCAAGTTTATACACTGAGCGTGAGTATTGGGTGCCAGCATTCTTGAAGGACTGTTTTTGGGCTGGGATGAGTACAACGCAACGcagcgagagcatgaatgcttttttcgaTGGCTATGTTCATGCAaaaacaaacttgaaagaatttgtcGATCAGTTTGATAgtgcattgaaaaaaaaa GAAGTTCAGATGCAACTTACTGGCATTATCGATTTGGATCCAGAGTTACTTAAGAGGGATGGTGCAGTAAAGACCTATCTGGTAGAGGACAAAGTTCGGGTTGAAGAGTTCACTAAGTCTGTTACGTTTTCTGTGGACTTTAGTGAGGAAAATGCAGATGCTAAGTGTTCGTGTGGTTTATTCCATATGAGGGGTATATTGTGCAGGCACATTCTCGCTGTATTTAAATGTAACGGGATAAAATCCCTGCCAGAGAAGTACATTTTAGAccgatggaggaaggatatcAAAAGGAGATACATGTTAATCGATACCAGCTATGACGCAGGGGATCAACGGCCAGATGCTTCcagatattcaagtctattaaaaATCTGTTATCAAATGATTACTCATGCAGCGGGTTCAAAAAAACATTCTGAGGATGCCACACATAAGTTACACGCCATGATTGAATTATATACTGAGAATCAAGAACCCCCATTGATTTCCCTCACTGGTTCGAATGTTGGTTGTACTCAAAATGACACAGGCACAGTGGGTAGCTCAAAACAAGTACTCAGTCCATTAGTTGTCAGAGGGAAAGGCAGACCCTGA